One Spinacia oleracea cultivar Varoflay chromosome 4, BTI_SOV_V1, whole genome shotgun sequence DNA segment encodes these proteins:
- the LOC110802138 gene encoding G-type lectin S-receptor-like serine/threonine-protein kinase LECRK4 isoform X1 has translation MSLGFNGVINSRLSETNFTAGRFQYRLTSDGSMALNAIDLTTGYAYDAYHYSDAGNLGLAQRYVYNESGYMYILRNDGSRYNMLPDNYTPSQDYYQRLILAFDGILMWYSAPKKSVTDGWSLFQITPGNICTEKAMRNLGTGICGSNSICSLDADRRLVCTCPRGYSRVDPSDQFGSCKPDFKLQSCEGYAGEISMKGDYKLVRLQNTDFVFNDYERVNSNNEEDCKNACLKDCYCAAAAFALFGSNSGCWKKKAPLSNGRTDSSVTDGFWIKVGNANISNNPLNPYVNFPPLTAKNKTKALNKVLIGGSVSVNILLLTAIGLGIFFAYHKKQLKGFDEVQRKRLREYSKVHYFSYQELNEATNGFEEELGRGSFGIVYKGMISGGGLSTCVAVKKLDRMSGDTDKEFKTEVNVIGQTHHKNLVQLVGFCKEDDQRLLVYEHMSNGSLAAYLFDGLRPSWKDRVKIAQGTARGLLYLHEECSTQIIHCDIKPQNILIDEYQNARISDFGLAKLLILNQTQTNTAVRGTKGYVAPEWFRNKPITVKVDVYSFGVLLLEIICCRKSVCMDLIEAEGAILTDWAFDCYQSNRLDSLVNDDMEAITDMIRLKKFVMVALWCIQEDPSVRPTMRTVTQMLEGLAEVPNNLPCPTSFSVTTQY, from the coding sequence ATGTCACTGGGATTTAATGGGGTGATTAATTCTCGACTGTCAGAAACTAATTTTACAGCAGGAAGGTTCCAGTACCGTCTGACCTCAGATGGAAGCATGGCTCTCAATGCCATAGACCTAACAACCGGCTATGCCTATGATGCCTATCATTATAGTGACGCTGGAAATCTAGGTCTGGCTCAGAGATATGTGTACAATGAGTCAGGGTATATGTACATATTGAGAAACGATGGGTCGAGGTATAATATGTTACCTGATAATTACACACCGTCACAAGATTATTATCAGAGATTGATCTTGGCCTTTGACGGCATTCTAATGTGGTATTCCGCCCCTAAAAAATCTGTCACTGATGGTTGGTCCTTGTTTCAGATAACACCTGGCAATATCTGTACGGAAAAGGCCATGCGAAATTTAGGCACTGGGATTTGTGGGTCTAACAGCATTTGCAGCCTTGATGCTGATAGAAGGCTCGTATGTACGTGCCCAAGAGGTTACTCCCGCGTTGATCCAAGTGACCAATTTGGGAGCTGTAAACCCGATTTCAAGCTACAGAGTTGTGAAGGATATGCTGGAGAGATATCCATGAAGGGTGACTACAAATTAGTACGGCTTCAAAACACTGATTTTGTTTTCAATGATTATGAAAGGGTTAATTCTAACAATGAAGAGGATTGCAAGAATGCTTGTCTGAAAGACTGCTACTGCGCTGCTGCCGCTTTCGCGCTATTTGGTAGTAATTCTGGTTGTTGGAAGAAGAAGGCACCACTTTCTAATGGAAGAACAGACAGTTCAGTAACCGATGGTTTTTGGATAAAGGTAGGGAACGCTAACATTTCCAATAACCCACTCAATCCTTATGTTAACTTCCCTCCTTTGACAGCAAAAAACAAAACGAAAGCTCTAAACAAAGTTCTGATCGGTGGCTCTGTATCTGTTAATATACTGCTTCTAACTGCAATTGGTCTCGGAATTTTCTTCGCTTATCATAAGAAGCAACTCAAAGGCTTTGATGAGGTCCAGAGGAAAAGATTGAGGGAATATAGTAAGGTCCATTATTTCAGCTACCAAGAACTCAATGAGGCTACAAATGGGTTCGAGGAAGAGTTGGGAAGAGGGTCTTTTGGTATAGTTTACAAGGGCATGATCAGTGGAGGAGGTCTTTCAACTTGTGTTGCTGTTAAGAAGCTGGATAGAATGTCAGGTGATACCGATAAGGAGTTCAAAACTGAAGTTAATGTGATTGGCCAGACACATCACAAGAATCTAGTACAACTTGTAGGATTTTGCAAGGAGGATGATCAAAGGCTGTTAGTTTATGAACATATGAGCAATGGTAGCTTAGCAGCTTACCTTTTTGATGGTTTGAGGCCGAGCTGGAAAGATCGAGTTAAAATTGCTCAGGGGACAGCAAGGGGGCTATTGTACTTGCACGAGGAGTGCAGCACCCAGATCATTCATTGTGATATAAAGCCCCAAAACATACTTATAGATGAATATCAGAATGCTAGGATTTCTGATTTTGGTTTGGCTAAGCTTTTGATTCTAAATCAAACCCAAACAAATACTGCAGTCCGAGGAACCAAAGGTTATGTTGCCCCTGAATGGTTCAGAAACAAGCCGATTACAGTAAAGGTAGATGTCTATAGCTTTGGGGTTCTGTTATTAGAGATCATATGTTGTAGAAAGAGTGTATGCATGGATCTCATTGAAGCGGAAGGAGCCATTTTGACAGATTGGGCATTTGATTGCTACCAATCAAATAGATTAGATTCACTTGTTAATGATGACATGGAGGCAATTACTGACATGATTAGACTGAAGAAGTTTGTAATGGTTGCACTTTGGTGTATTCAAGAAGACCCAAGTGTTCGACCAACAATGCGAACAGTCACACAGATGCTAGAAGGTCTTGCTGAAGTGCCTAATAACCTTCCTTGTCCAACCTCATTTTCAGTTACTACCCAATATTAA
- the LOC110802138 gene encoding G-type lectin S-receptor-like serine/threonine-protein kinase RLK1 isoform X2 translates to MRNLGTGICGSNSICSLDADRRLVCTCPRGYSRVDPSDQFGSCKPDFKLQSCEGYAGEISMKGDYKLVRLQNTDFVFNDYERVNSNNEEDCKNACLKDCYCAAAAFALFGSNSGCWKKKAPLSNGRTDSSVTDGFWIKVGNANISNNPLNPYVNFPPLTAKNKTKALNKVLIGGSVSVNILLLTAIGLGIFFAYHKKQLKGFDEVQRKRLREYSKVHYFSYQELNEATNGFEEELGRGSFGIVYKGMISGGGLSTCVAVKKLDRMSGDTDKEFKTEVNVIGQTHHKNLVQLVGFCKEDDQRLLVYEHMSNGSLAAYLFDGLRPSWKDRVKIAQGTARGLLYLHEECSTQIIHCDIKPQNILIDEYQNARISDFGLAKLLILNQTQTNTAVRGTKGYVAPEWFRNKPITVKVDVYSFGVLLLEIICCRKSVCMDLIEAEGAILTDWAFDCYQSNRLDSLVNDDMEAITDMIRLKKFVMVALWCIQEDPSVRPTMRTVTQMLEGLAEVPNNLPCPTSFSVTTQY, encoded by the coding sequence ATGCGAAATTTAGGCACTGGGATTTGTGGGTCTAACAGCATTTGCAGCCTTGATGCTGATAGAAGGCTCGTATGTACGTGCCCAAGAGGTTACTCCCGCGTTGATCCAAGTGACCAATTTGGGAGCTGTAAACCCGATTTCAAGCTACAGAGTTGTGAAGGATATGCTGGAGAGATATCCATGAAGGGTGACTACAAATTAGTACGGCTTCAAAACACTGATTTTGTTTTCAATGATTATGAAAGGGTTAATTCTAACAATGAAGAGGATTGCAAGAATGCTTGTCTGAAAGACTGCTACTGCGCTGCTGCCGCTTTCGCGCTATTTGGTAGTAATTCTGGTTGTTGGAAGAAGAAGGCACCACTTTCTAATGGAAGAACAGACAGTTCAGTAACCGATGGTTTTTGGATAAAGGTAGGGAACGCTAACATTTCCAATAACCCACTCAATCCTTATGTTAACTTCCCTCCTTTGACAGCAAAAAACAAAACGAAAGCTCTAAACAAAGTTCTGATCGGTGGCTCTGTATCTGTTAATATACTGCTTCTAACTGCAATTGGTCTCGGAATTTTCTTCGCTTATCATAAGAAGCAACTCAAAGGCTTTGATGAGGTCCAGAGGAAAAGATTGAGGGAATATAGTAAGGTCCATTATTTCAGCTACCAAGAACTCAATGAGGCTACAAATGGGTTCGAGGAAGAGTTGGGAAGAGGGTCTTTTGGTATAGTTTACAAGGGCATGATCAGTGGAGGAGGTCTTTCAACTTGTGTTGCTGTTAAGAAGCTGGATAGAATGTCAGGTGATACCGATAAGGAGTTCAAAACTGAAGTTAATGTGATTGGCCAGACACATCACAAGAATCTAGTACAACTTGTAGGATTTTGCAAGGAGGATGATCAAAGGCTGTTAGTTTATGAACATATGAGCAATGGTAGCTTAGCAGCTTACCTTTTTGATGGTTTGAGGCCGAGCTGGAAAGATCGAGTTAAAATTGCTCAGGGGACAGCAAGGGGGCTATTGTACTTGCACGAGGAGTGCAGCACCCAGATCATTCATTGTGATATAAAGCCCCAAAACATACTTATAGATGAATATCAGAATGCTAGGATTTCTGATTTTGGTTTGGCTAAGCTTTTGATTCTAAATCAAACCCAAACAAATACTGCAGTCCGAGGAACCAAAGGTTATGTTGCCCCTGAATGGTTCAGAAACAAGCCGATTACAGTAAAGGTAGATGTCTATAGCTTTGGGGTTCTGTTATTAGAGATCATATGTTGTAGAAAGAGTGTATGCATGGATCTCATTGAAGCGGAAGGAGCCATTTTGACAGATTGGGCATTTGATTGCTACCAATCAAATAGATTAGATTCACTTGTTAATGATGACATGGAGGCAATTACTGACATGATTAGACTGAAGAAGTTTGTAATGGTTGCACTTTGGTGTATTCAAGAAGACCCAAGTGTTCGACCAACAATGCGAACAGTCACACAGATGCTAGAAGGTCTTGCTGAAGTGCCTAATAACCTTCCTTGTCCAACCTCATTTTCAGTTACTACCCAATATTAA
- the LOC110802159 gene encoding beta-glucosidase 24 isoform X1, whose protein sequence is MKILQFPVFSLFLALFILESSIFATVAANPSNNYTNIGLNYGISFLNRTTFPLRFVFGSASSAYQYEGGAKADGKGPSIWDTFTHKFPGKIADGKNGDEAIDSYHRYKEDVKIMKEMGLDAYRFSISWPRVLPYGKVSKGVNNKGLTYYHNLIDELLANGIQPFITLFHWDLPQSLQDEYGGFLSPRIVDDFRDYADLCYREFGNKVKHWITINEPWTYSTGIYASGVYSSKQCPKSNPERCKFNISTDPYDNAHYQLLAHAAAVQVYRQKYQASQRGVIGIALNSNWFIPFSQTKEDQSAALRAVDFMFGWYMDPITYGDYPQTMRSLVGSRLPKFSREQSSMLKGSFDFLGLNYYTSSYAANAPSFKNGEPNYGTDSLVNMTTERNGIPIGPRAASNWLYIYPRGIFDLLVYIKRRYKNPIIYITENGCDESNDAGLSREEALADGMRIHYYHSHLAFVQLARRNAVKLRGYFAWSLLDNFEWGAGYTVRFGINYVDYNDGLKRYPKHSAKWFKTFLHK, encoded by the exons atgaaGATTCTTCAATTTCCAGTCTTCTCTCTCTTCTTAGCCCTGTTCATACTTGAAAGCTCAATCTTTGCAACTGTTGCTGCTAATCCCAGTAATAATTACACCAACATTGGTCTTAATTATGGGATTAGTTTCCTTAATCGTACCACTTTTCCTTTGCGTTTTGTTTTTGGGTCAGCTTCTTCTGCTTATCAG TATGAAGGAGGAGCTAAAGCAGATGGAAAAGGGCCGAGTATATGGGACACTTTCACCCACAAATTTCCTG GAAAAATAGCAGACGGAAAGAATGGGGATGAAGCAATTGATTCATATCATCGCTATAAG GAAGATGTGAAGATCATGAAGGAAATGGGACTAGATGCTTACAGGTTCTCAATTTCGTGGCCCAGAGTATTGCCCT ATGGAAAAGTAAGCAAGGGTGTGAACAACAAAGGACTAACCTATTATCACAACCTTATCGATGAACTCTTGGCGAATG GCATACAACCATTCATCACCCTTTTCCATTGGGATCTTCCTCAGTCTTTGCAAGATGAATATGGTGGCTTTCTTAGCCCTCGCATAGT GGATGATTTTCGTGACTATGCAGACCTTTGTTATAGAGAATTTGGTAACAAGGTGAAGCATTGGATTACAATTAATGAGCCATGGACCTATAGTACAGGCATTTATGCTTCTGGAGTCTATTCATCCAAGCAGTGCCCTAAGTCTAACCCCGAGCGTTGCAAATTTAATATATCCACTGACCCTTACGACAACGCGCATTATCAGCTTCTTGCTCATGCTGCAGCTGTTCAAGTTTATAGACAAAAATATCAG GCATCTCAGAGAGGTGTAATTGGCATTGCTCTGAATTCAAATTGGTTCATTCCCTTTTCTCAAACAAAAGAAGACCAAAGTGCAGCACTCAGAGCAGTTGACTTTATGTTTGGATG GTATATGGACCCAATAACATATGGGGACTACCCGCAAACAATGCGCTCTCTAGTAGGCAGTCGCTTGCCTAAGTTTTCAAGGGAGCAGTCTAGCATGCTAAAAGGGTCTTTTGATTTCCTTGGCTTAAATTATTACACTAGCAGTTATGCGGCAAATGCTCCTAGTTTTAAGAATGGAGAGCCCAACTACGGTACTGACTCTCTCGTTAATATGACAA CGGAGCGTAATGGAATTCCAATTGGTCCAAGG GCCGCTTCAAATTGGCTGTATATTTATCCAAGAGGAATTTTTGATCTTCTAGTCTATATAAAGCGAAGATATAAAAATCCAATCATTTACATCACAGAAAATG GCTGTGATGAGTCAAATGATGCCGGATTGTCTCGTGAGGAAGCTTTGGCTGATGGCATGAGGATACACTACTACCATAGTCATCTAGCTTTTGTACAACTTGCTAGGAG GAATGCAGTCAAATTGAGAGGATACTTTGCTTGGTCATTGTTGGACAACTTTGAGTGGGGCGCTGGCTATACTGTTCGTTTTGGCATAAACTACGTCGACTACAATGATGGATTGAAACGATACCCCAAGCATTCTGCTAAATGGTTCAAGACTTTCCTTCATAAGTAA
- the LOC110802159 gene encoding beta-glucosidase 24 isoform X2, whose product MKILQFPVFSLFLALFILESSIFATVAANPSNNYTNIGLNYGISFLNRTTFPLRFVFGSASSAYQYEGGAKADGKGPSIWDTFTHKFPGKIADGKNGDEAIDSYHRYKEDVKIMKEMGLDAYRFSISWPRVLPYGKVSKGVNNKGLTYYHNLIDELLANGIQPFITLFHWDLPQSLQDEYGGFLSPRIVDDFRDYADLCYREFGNKVKHWITINEPWTYSTGIYASGVYSSKQCPKSNPERCKFNISTDPYDNAHYQLLAHAAAVQVYRQKYQASQRGVIGIALNSNWFIPFSQTKEDQSAALRAVDFMFGWYMDPITYGDYPQTMRSLVGSRLPKFSREQSSMLKGSFDFLGLNYYTSSYAANAPSFKNGEPNYGTDSLVNMTTERNGIPIGPRAASNWLYIYPRGIFDLLVYIKRRYKNPIIYITENGCDESNDAGLSREEALADGMRIHYYHSHLAFVQLARRNAVKLRGYFAWSLLDNFEWGAGYTVRFGINYVDYNDGLKRYPKHSAK is encoded by the exons atgaaGATTCTTCAATTTCCAGTCTTCTCTCTCTTCTTAGCCCTGTTCATACTTGAAAGCTCAATCTTTGCAACTGTTGCTGCTAATCCCAGTAATAATTACACCAACATTGGTCTTAATTATGGGATTAGTTTCCTTAATCGTACCACTTTTCCTTTGCGTTTTGTTTTTGGGTCAGCTTCTTCTGCTTATCAG TATGAAGGAGGAGCTAAAGCAGATGGAAAAGGGCCGAGTATATGGGACACTTTCACCCACAAATTTCCTG GAAAAATAGCAGACGGAAAGAATGGGGATGAAGCAATTGATTCATATCATCGCTATAAG GAAGATGTGAAGATCATGAAGGAAATGGGACTAGATGCTTACAGGTTCTCAATTTCGTGGCCCAGAGTATTGCCCT ATGGAAAAGTAAGCAAGGGTGTGAACAACAAAGGACTAACCTATTATCACAACCTTATCGATGAACTCTTGGCGAATG GCATACAACCATTCATCACCCTTTTCCATTGGGATCTTCCTCAGTCTTTGCAAGATGAATATGGTGGCTTTCTTAGCCCTCGCATAGT GGATGATTTTCGTGACTATGCAGACCTTTGTTATAGAGAATTTGGTAACAAGGTGAAGCATTGGATTACAATTAATGAGCCATGGACCTATAGTACAGGCATTTATGCTTCTGGAGTCTATTCATCCAAGCAGTGCCCTAAGTCTAACCCCGAGCGTTGCAAATTTAATATATCCACTGACCCTTACGACAACGCGCATTATCAGCTTCTTGCTCATGCTGCAGCTGTTCAAGTTTATAGACAAAAATATCAG GCATCTCAGAGAGGTGTAATTGGCATTGCTCTGAATTCAAATTGGTTCATTCCCTTTTCTCAAACAAAAGAAGACCAAAGTGCAGCACTCAGAGCAGTTGACTTTATGTTTGGATG GTATATGGACCCAATAACATATGGGGACTACCCGCAAACAATGCGCTCTCTAGTAGGCAGTCGCTTGCCTAAGTTTTCAAGGGAGCAGTCTAGCATGCTAAAAGGGTCTTTTGATTTCCTTGGCTTAAATTATTACACTAGCAGTTATGCGGCAAATGCTCCTAGTTTTAAGAATGGAGAGCCCAACTACGGTACTGACTCTCTCGTTAATATGACAA CGGAGCGTAATGGAATTCCAATTGGTCCAAGG GCCGCTTCAAATTGGCTGTATATTTATCCAAGAGGAATTTTTGATCTTCTAGTCTATATAAAGCGAAGATATAAAAATCCAATCATTTACATCACAGAAAATG GCTGTGATGAGTCAAATGATGCCGGATTGTCTCGTGAGGAAGCTTTGGCTGATGGCATGAGGATACACTACTACCATAGTCATCTAGCTTTTGTACAACTTGCTAGGAG GAATGCAGTCAAATTGAGAGGATACTTTGCTTGGTCATTGTTGGACAACTTTGAGTGGGGCGCTGGCTATACTGTTCGTTTTGGCATAAACTACGTCGACTACAATGATGGATTGAAACGATACCCCAAGCATTCTGCTAAATG A
- the LOC110802159 gene encoding beta-glucosidase 24 isoform X3, with amino-acid sequence MITLLKWESVTFSYGVFICMSKQYEGGAKADGKGPSIWDTFTHKFPGKIADGKNGDEAIDSYHRYKEDVKIMKEMGLDAYRFSISWPRVLPYGKVSKGVNNKGLTYYHNLIDELLANGIQPFITLFHWDLPQSLQDEYGGFLSPRIVDDFRDYADLCYREFGNKVKHWITINEPWTYSTGIYASGVYSSKQCPKSNPERCKFNISTDPYDNAHYQLLAHAAAVQVYRQKYQASQRGVIGIALNSNWFIPFSQTKEDQSAALRAVDFMFGWYMDPITYGDYPQTMRSLVGSRLPKFSREQSSMLKGSFDFLGLNYYTSSYAANAPSFKNGEPNYGTDSLVNMTTERNGIPIGPRAASNWLYIYPRGIFDLLVYIKRRYKNPIIYITENGCDESNDAGLSREEALADGMRIHYYHSHLAFVQLARRNAVKLRGYFAWSLLDNFEWGAGYTVRFGINYVDYNDGLKRYPKHSAKWFKTFLHK; translated from the exons ATGATAACGTTATTGAAGTGGGAAAGTGTGACTTTTTCATATGGGGTTTTCATATGCATGTCTAAACAG TATGAAGGAGGAGCTAAAGCAGATGGAAAAGGGCCGAGTATATGGGACACTTTCACCCACAAATTTCCTG GAAAAATAGCAGACGGAAAGAATGGGGATGAAGCAATTGATTCATATCATCGCTATAAG GAAGATGTGAAGATCATGAAGGAAATGGGACTAGATGCTTACAGGTTCTCAATTTCGTGGCCCAGAGTATTGCCCT ATGGAAAAGTAAGCAAGGGTGTGAACAACAAAGGACTAACCTATTATCACAACCTTATCGATGAACTCTTGGCGAATG GCATACAACCATTCATCACCCTTTTCCATTGGGATCTTCCTCAGTCTTTGCAAGATGAATATGGTGGCTTTCTTAGCCCTCGCATAGT GGATGATTTTCGTGACTATGCAGACCTTTGTTATAGAGAATTTGGTAACAAGGTGAAGCATTGGATTACAATTAATGAGCCATGGACCTATAGTACAGGCATTTATGCTTCTGGAGTCTATTCATCCAAGCAGTGCCCTAAGTCTAACCCCGAGCGTTGCAAATTTAATATATCCACTGACCCTTACGACAACGCGCATTATCAGCTTCTTGCTCATGCTGCAGCTGTTCAAGTTTATAGACAAAAATATCAG GCATCTCAGAGAGGTGTAATTGGCATTGCTCTGAATTCAAATTGGTTCATTCCCTTTTCTCAAACAAAAGAAGACCAAAGTGCAGCACTCAGAGCAGTTGACTTTATGTTTGGATG GTATATGGACCCAATAACATATGGGGACTACCCGCAAACAATGCGCTCTCTAGTAGGCAGTCGCTTGCCTAAGTTTTCAAGGGAGCAGTCTAGCATGCTAAAAGGGTCTTTTGATTTCCTTGGCTTAAATTATTACACTAGCAGTTATGCGGCAAATGCTCCTAGTTTTAAGAATGGAGAGCCCAACTACGGTACTGACTCTCTCGTTAATATGACAA CGGAGCGTAATGGAATTCCAATTGGTCCAAGG GCCGCTTCAAATTGGCTGTATATTTATCCAAGAGGAATTTTTGATCTTCTAGTCTATATAAAGCGAAGATATAAAAATCCAATCATTTACATCACAGAAAATG GCTGTGATGAGTCAAATGATGCCGGATTGTCTCGTGAGGAAGCTTTGGCTGATGGCATGAGGATACACTACTACCATAGTCATCTAGCTTTTGTACAACTTGCTAGGAG GAATGCAGTCAAATTGAGAGGATACTTTGCTTGGTCATTGTTGGACAACTTTGAGTGGGGCGCTGGCTATACTGTTCGTTTTGGCATAAACTACGTCGACTACAATGATGGATTGAAACGATACCCCAAGCATTCTGCTAAATGGTTCAAGACTTTCCTTCATAAGTAA
- the LOC110802166 gene encoding beta-glucosidase 24, whose translation MEVQTYVFLFQLLLLLLMLGNSNCGPDINAVRADYGIGALNRSSFPAGFVFGTASSSYQYEGAAHEDGKGSSIWDTFTHKYPEKIKDRSNGDVAIDSYHLYKEDVKIMKKMGLDAYRFSFSWSRILPYGKLRKGVNLKGLVYYHNLIDELIANGIKPFVTLFHWDLPQALEDEYGGFLSPYIVDDFRDYANVCFKEFGNKVKHWITLNEPWSYSYGAYANGILAPGRCSKWQKFNCTGGDSATEPYMAAHHQLLAHAAAVDLYRRKYQASQKGIIGITLVSHWFVPLSEVQHHQFAALRAFDFMFGWFMDPITKGEYPRTMRSLVKGRLPKFSMEQSRMVNGSFDFLGLNYYTAYYASYSPGLKLAKHSYITDSIVTQTVERKGIPIGPKAGSDWLHVYPRGIRDLLLYLKRRYNNPLIYITENGVDEVNNDKLSLKEALNDQMRVGYYHDHLAFLNLAIKEGVNVKGYFAWSLLDNFEWSSGYTVRFGINYVDYKDGLKRYPKLSAFWFKKFLHNKK comes from the exons ATGGAGGTTCAAACCTATGTCTTCCTATTTCAACTGTTGTTACTCCTTTTGATGCTTGGGAACTCCAACTGTGGTCCTGATATCAATGCTGTTCGAGCCGATTATGGAATTGGTGCTCTTAATAGAAGCAGTTTTCCGGCAGGATTTGTTTTCGGGACAGCTTCATCATCTTATCAG TATGAAGGTGCAGCTCATGAAGATGGTAAAGGCTCAAGTATATGGGACACTTTCACTCATAAATATCCAG AGAAGATCAAAGATCGAAGTAATGGTGATGTGGCAATAGACTCGTACCATCTCTATAAG GAGGATGTAAAGATCATGAAGAAAATGGGACTAGACGCCTACAGATTTTCATTTTCTTGGTCACGGATATTACCTT ATGGAAAACTACGCAAAGGCGTGAACCTGAAAGGATTGGTATACTACCACAACCTTATTGATGAACTAATAGCGAATG GTATAAAACCCTTTGTGACTCTCTTCCATTGGGATCTCCCACAAGCATTGGAAGATGAGTATGGTGGTTTTCTCAGTCCTTACATTGT GGATGATTTTAGGGATTATGCAAATGTTTGCTTCAAGGAATTTGGTAACAAAGTGAAGCATTGGATCACATTGAATGAACCCTGGTCTTATAGTTATGGTGCATATGCTAATGGGATTTTGGCTCCTGGGCGATGTTCAAAGTGGCAGAAGTTTAATTGTACAGGTGGAGATTCAGCCACTGAGCCATACATGGCTGCCCACCATCAGCTTCTTGCTCATGCAGCAGCAGTGGACTTGTATAGGCGTAAATATCAG GCATCTCAAAAGGGCATAATCGGTATCACTCTAGTGTCGCATTGGTTCGTTCCACTATCAGAAGTACAACACCATCAGTTTGCCGCCTTGAGAGCCTTTGACTTCATGTTTGGATG GTTTATGGATCCAATAACAAAGGGTGAATATCCTCGTACCATGCGCTCCCTTGTAAAAGGCCGGTTGCCTAAATTTTCTATGGAGCAGTCGAGGATGGTGAATGGATCTTTTGATTTCCTGGGGTTGAATTATTACACTGCATACTATGCATCTTATTCTCCTGGTCTGAAGCTTGCAAAACACAGTTACATCACTGACTCAATTGTCACACAAACAG TGGAACGAAAGGGGATTCCAATTGGTCCAAAG GCTGGTTCAGATTGGCTACATGTTTATCCACGAGGAATACGAGATCTTTTGCTTTATCTGAAGAGAAGATATAACAACCCTTTGATTTATATAACAGAAAACG GTGTTGATGAGGTTAACAACGACAAATTGTCACTTAAAGAAGCACTTAACGATCAAATGAGGGTGGGATACTACCATGATCATCTAGCTTTCTTAAATCTTGCAATTAA GGAAGGTGTTAATGTGAAGGGTTATTTTGCGTGGTCGTTGTTGGACAACTTTGAATGGAGTTCTGGTTATACCGTCCGATTTGGGATCAACTATGTTGACTACAAAGATGGATTAAAGAGATACCCTAAACTTTCTGCCTTTTGGTTTAAGAAGTTTCTACATAACAAGAAATAG